The following coding sequences are from one Lolium rigidum isolate FL_2022 chromosome 6, APGP_CSIRO_Lrig_0.1, whole genome shotgun sequence window:
- the LOC124665453 gene encoding protein STAY-GREEN LIKE, chloroplastic-like isoform X1, which translates to MASRSAALCFSAAAVATTTSTGGRSSSRNRLWVVCCDSSRKSDLLSSSLAAKVLGAPTTFDAEKLTVQFARQDHHLRPAFPRAYTLSHCDFTANLTLAVSEIITIDQLRRWSPDDVFAEWKQMTSCSGGVGEMTLHLHCLVSGRNPLQGLAAGFRYYVFSKELPLVLKAVVHGDAALFAGRPELMDAQVWVNFHSASTKYNRIECWGPLREAAERNLMDGRLDQLQSEISKRRRKWSIFNALVSLFL; encoded by the exons ATGGCGTCGCGCAGCGCCGCgctctgcttctccgccgccgcagtcGCCACCACCACGTCCACCGGCGGCAGGAGCAGCAGCCGGAATCGTCTTTGGGTCGTCTGCTGCGACAGCAGCAGGAAATCCGACCTGCTCTCTTCCTCCCTG GCAGCCAAGGTGCTGGGCGCCCCGACGACCTTCGACGCGGAGAAGCTGACGGTGCAGTTCGCCAGGCaggaccaccacctccggccggcgTTCCCCAGAGCCTACACCCTGAGCCATTGCGACTTCACGGCCAACCTCACGCTGGCGGTGTcggagatcatcaccatcgacCAGCTCCGGCGGTGGAGCCCCGACGACGTCTTCGCCGAGTGGAAGCAGATGACCAGCTGCTCCGGTGGCGTCGGGGAGATGACCCTGCACCTGCACTGCCTCGTGAGCGGGCGCAACCCGCTGCAGGGGCTGGCGGCAGGGTTCAGGTACTACGTCTTCTCCAAGGAGCTGCCGCTGGTGCTCAAGGCGGTCGTGCACGGCGACGCCGCGCTCTTCGCCGGCCGCCCGGAGCTCATGGACGCCCAGGTGTGGGTCAACTTCCACTCCGCCTCCACCAAGTACAACCGGATCGAGTGCTGGGGGCCCCTCAGAGAAGCTGCTGAG AGGAATCTGATGGACGGGCGGCTCGACCAACTGCAGAGCGAGatcagcaagagacgaaggaaatGGAGCATATTCAACGCCCTCGTCTCGCTTTTCCTATGA
- the LOC124665453 gene encoding protein STAY-GREEN LIKE, chloroplastic-like isoform X2, with translation MVDGVQAAKVLGAPTTFDAEKLTVQFARQDHHLRPAFPRAYTLSHCDFTANLTLAVSEIITIDQLRRWSPDDVFAEWKQMTSCSGGVGEMTLHLHCLVSGRNPLQGLAAGFRYYVFSKELPLVLKAVVHGDAALFAGRPELMDAQVWVNFHSASTKYNRIECWGPLREAAERNLMDGRLDQLQSEISKRRRKWSIFNALVSLFL, from the exons ATGGTTGACGGCGTGCAGGCAGCCAAGGTGCTGGGCGCCCCGACGACCTTCGACGCGGAGAAGCTGACGGTGCAGTTCGCCAGGCaggaccaccacctccggccggcgTTCCCCAGAGCCTACACCCTGAGCCATTGCGACTTCACGGCCAACCTCACGCTGGCGGTGTcggagatcatcaccatcgacCAGCTCCGGCGGTGGAGCCCCGACGACGTCTTCGCCGAGTGGAAGCAGATGACCAGCTGCTCCGGTGGCGTCGGGGAGATGACCCTGCACCTGCACTGCCTCGTGAGCGGGCGCAACCCGCTGCAGGGGCTGGCGGCAGGGTTCAGGTACTACGTCTTCTCCAAGGAGCTGCCGCTGGTGCTCAAGGCGGTCGTGCACGGCGACGCCGCGCTCTTCGCCGGCCGCCCGGAGCTCATGGACGCCCAGGTGTGGGTCAACTTCCACTCCGCCTCCACCAAGTACAACCGGATCGAGTGCTGGGGGCCCCTCAGAGAAGCTGCTGAG AGGAATCTGATGGACGGGCGGCTCGACCAACTGCAGAGCGAGatcagcaagagacgaaggaaatGGAGCATATTCAACGCCCTCGTCTCGCTTTTCCTATGA